In Natronoarchaeum philippinense, a single window of DNA contains:
- a CDS encoding polysaccharide deacetylase family protein: MTGIVTLSVEVELAWGVHDFDGHDEHLSEDGRTERRYLRKLLDACDAASVPITFDIVDHLLLTSCEGTHDGPYPDDWFDADPGTDAAVDPLYYAPDIAEAIRSRPTDHELCTHSFSHAPLETVDATTVSADLERGQRVESELLGERSHSFVPPRHRPPPTDVLREHGIDVVRTAIKDQADGPLSRAAQLLFGPPPMVDPEWSDGVLWTYCATHPNLAAPTLPSGRRPAGRPLGWLPNALSRRLHRRYLERATEQAAETDAHLHLWCHLYDLSNDDQMAPLTEYLQTLGRLRDRGRVDICTMDELPDRQPIAVGGRDAASSW; encoded by the coding sequence ATGACAGGGATCGTCACGCTGAGCGTGGAGGTGGAACTGGCGTGGGGCGTCCACGATTTCGACGGGCACGACGAACACCTGAGCGAGGACGGTCGCACCGAGCGTCGATACCTCCGGAAACTGCTCGACGCCTGCGACGCGGCGTCGGTCCCGATCACGTTCGACATCGTCGATCACCTGCTGTTGACCTCCTGTGAGGGCACTCACGACGGCCCGTATCCCGACGACTGGTTCGACGCCGATCCGGGCACTGACGCCGCGGTCGACCCGCTGTACTACGCGCCCGACATCGCCGAAGCGATCCGCTCGCGGCCGACCGACCACGAGCTCTGCACGCACTCGTTCTCGCACGCTCCCCTCGAAACCGTCGACGCGACGACGGTCAGCGCCGATCTCGAACGCGGCCAGCGCGTCGAGTCGGAACTGCTCGGCGAGCGCTCGCACTCGTTCGTCCCGCCGCGACACCGTCCGCCGCCGACGGACGTACTCCGCGAGCACGGCATCGACGTTGTCCGAACGGCGATCAAAGATCAGGCCGACGGGCCGCTCAGCCGCGCCGCCCAGCTCCTGTTCGGCCCGCCGCCGATGGTCGATCCGGAGTGGTCCGACGGCGTGCTCTGGACGTACTGTGCGACCCATCCGAACCTCGCGGCGCCGACGCTACCGTCGGGGCGGCGTCCGGCCGGCCGGCCGCTGGGCTGGCTCCCGAATGCACTCTCGCGGCGCCTCCACCGCCGCTACCTCGAACGGGCGACGGAGCAGGCGGCCGAGACAGACGCGCATCTGCATCTGTGGTGCCATCTCTACGATCTCAGCAACGACGACCAGATGGCGCCATTGACCGAGTACCTGCAGACGCTCGGGCGCCTCCGCGATCGTGGACGTGTCGATATCTGCACGATGGACGAACTGCCGGATCGACAGCCGATCGCGGTCGGCGGCCGTGATGCGGCGTCGTCGTGGTGA
- a CDS encoding DUF7333 family protein: MEFDLQTTAALFIALIAVGVGSLIVAPMMSTSTVLMMVLPSMAVFGLLCLFLGIKHGQHQASGL; encoded by the coding sequence ATGGAGTTCGACCTGCAAACGACCGCGGCGCTGTTTATCGCACTGATCGCCGTCGGCGTCGGGAGTCTGATCGTCGCGCCGATGATGAGTACCAGCACGGTGCTGATGATGGTCCTGCCCTCGATGGCGGTGTTCGGACTGCTCTGTCTGTTCCTCGGTATCAAGCACGGGCAACACCAAGCGTCGGGCCTCTGA
- a CDS encoding ABC transporter ATP-binding protein — MTTEQLLRATDIEKRFDDQPVLQGIDLAVEPGEIVLLMGPNGVGKSVFMSCLAGSTAPDAGEIELFDGQSPIDARAETSVMLQGTMADPDLTGRENLRFYEDLHPRGTDEWQALAERLELDADLDRLVREYSGGMERKLELASVLAADVPLYLLDEPTAELDLTTIQTLHDLLLARRDAGKAFLVTSHTPLDARIADRIAFVQNGTVVADGPPEELLGELPEVVRVRGGVPEEERLLGERAFRRGDEVRGFLRGDDGVDAISRSVSDDASVELDPPSYTDLFNYHTYVRPAIDEGKGTGGRARKTVTN; from the coding sequence ATGACGACAGAGCAACTCCTTCGAGCGACCGACATCGAGAAGCGCTTCGACGACCAGCCCGTCCTACAGGGCATAGACCTCGCCGTCGAACCAGGAGAGATCGTGCTGTTGATGGGCCCCAACGGCGTCGGCAAGTCGGTGTTCATGTCCTGTCTGGCGGGCAGCACCGCTCCCGACGCCGGCGAGATCGAACTGTTCGACGGCCAGTCGCCGATCGACGCCCGAGCCGAGACGAGCGTGATGCTGCAGGGGACGATGGCCGATCCCGATCTGACCGGGCGGGAGAATCTCCGGTTCTACGAGGATCTGCACCCGCGAGGTACCGACGAGTGGCAGGCGCTCGCCGAGCGGCTCGAACTCGACGCCGACCTCGATCGGCTGGTCCGCGAGTACTCCGGCGGGATGGAGCGCAAGCTCGAACTCGCAAGCGTGCTCGCCGCCGACGTGCCGCTGTACCTGCTCGACGAGCCGACGGCCGAACTCGATCTGACGACGATCCAGACGCTTCACGACCTGTTGCTGGCCCGTCGGGATGCAGGGAAGGCGTTTCTCGTAACGAGCCACACGCCGTTGGACGCCCGCATCGCCGACCGGATCGCGTTCGTCCAGAACGGCACTGTCGTCGCCGACGGCCCGCCCGAGGAACTGCTCGGCGAACTGCCCGAAGTCGTGCGAGTGCGCGGCGGCGTCCCCGAAGAGGAGCGCCTGCTCGGGGAACGCGCGTTCCGCCGCGGCGACGAGGTCCGCGGGTTCCTGCGGGGCGACGACGGCGTCGACGCGATTTCCCGGTCGGTTTCCGACGACGCCAGCGTCGAACTCGATCCGCCGTCGTACACCGACCTGTTCAACTACCACACCTACGTCCGTCCGGCGATCGACGAAGGGAAAGGAACAGGTGGCCGTGCGCGAAAGACGGTGACGAACTGA
- a CDS encoding DUF7269 family protein, giving the protein MRRYAWAGVALVAGGVALAVAPGAMPVALQSWAVGLVGAVALVQGLRRVRERRRTPVEAAELPTLERAQELPRPGGEFDEAIERNRPDGLKGHSSRRKVGNRLERAAVGALVCHRDLDEAAAHEALAEGTWTDDPVAAAQFLGELPAWTPLRVRAREWMRRHPHSRRAERAAAEIARIAGIAEDGRADEHTASGASADPNTAGPSAVEGST; this is encoded by the coding sequence ATGCGTAGGTACGCGTGGGCCGGCGTAGCTCTCGTCGCAGGCGGTGTCGCCCTCGCCGTCGCGCCGGGAGCGATGCCGGTCGCGCTCCAGAGCTGGGCGGTGGGGCTGGTCGGCGCCGTGGCGCTCGTGCAGGGGCTCCGTCGCGTGCGGGAACGCCGACGGACGCCGGTCGAGGCGGCGGAGCTACCGACGCTCGAACGGGCACAGGAGCTTCCGCGTCCCGGCGGCGAGTTCGACGAAGCAATCGAGCGCAACCGCCCGGACGGGCTGAAGGGACACAGTTCGCGGCGGAAAGTGGGCAACCGCCTCGAACGCGCCGCGGTGGGTGCGCTCGTGTGCCACCGGGATCTGGACGAGGCTGCAGCTCACGAGGCGCTCGCGGAGGGGACGTGGACGGACGACCCCGTCGCAGCGGCGCAGTTCCTCGGGGAGCTGCCGGCGTGGACGCCGCTGCGCGTTCGAGCGCGCGAGTGGATGCGACGGCATCCCCACTCGCGGCGCGCCGAGCGGGCCGCAGCCGAGATTGCGCGGATCGCCGGGATCGCCGAGGACGGCCGGGCCGACGAACACACTGCCTCGGGGGCGTCGGCGGATCCGAACACGGCTGGTCCGAGCGCCGTGGAGGGGTCGACATGA
- a CDS encoding ABC transporter permease: MHDVADTRVPWTTQTRTFASRHVRQVLRNRMILVLAVAWPVLWYFLTLAFFVEAPSGQAGGVKAGMAITYGLLGAFTITVAVFAGDFARDLDGERYRKFRAMPISPTADLAGRLLAGMVFGVGSYAATLLVSIVHGAEFGRPSIGAIGVIALTLVLFCFVAMSFATVLALVVTKPEHMTTIAVIGVLIAFYATGFNGVSPQLLADGADMINYLPNSLATRMQIAALSSDVSYMTPPEAPDSIEFVGLLAGYAAVLLATAVLILRRFAYAPE, translated from the coding sequence ATGCACGACGTAGCCGACACCCGCGTCCCGTGGACGACCCAGACTCGCACGTTCGCCAGCCGGCACGTCCGGCAGGTGCTCCGAAACCGGATGATACTGGTACTGGCCGTCGCGTGGCCGGTGCTCTGGTACTTTCTGACGCTCGCGTTTTTCGTCGAGGCACCGTCGGGGCAGGCCGGCGGCGTCAAGGCCGGCATGGCGATCACCTACGGCCTGCTCGGCGCGTTTACGATCACCGTCGCGGTGTTCGCCGGCGACTTCGCCCGCGATCTCGACGGCGAGCGCTATCGGAAGTTCCGCGCGATGCCGATCTCGCCCACGGCGGATCTGGCCGGCAGGCTACTGGCCGGGATGGTCTTCGGCGTCGGCTCCTACGCGGCGACGCTGCTCGTGTCGATCGTCCACGGCGCCGAGTTCGGCCGCCCCTCGATCGGCGCGATCGGCGTCATCGCGCTAACGCTCGTGCTGTTTTGCTTCGTGGCGATGTCGTTTGCGACGGTGCTCGCGCTGGTCGTCACCAAGCCCGAACACATGACGACCATCGCGGTGATCGGCGTCCTGATCGCGTTCTACGCGACGGGGTTCAACGGCGTCAGCCCGCAGCTACTCGCCGACGGCGCCGACATGATCAACTACCTGCCGAACTCGCTGGCGACGCGGATGCAGATCGCCGCCCTCTCCAGCGACGTGAGCTACATGACGCCACCCGAAGCGCCCGACTCGATCGAATTCGTCGGCCTGCTGGCCGGCTACGCCGCCGTGTTGCTGGCGACGGCCGTGCTGATCCTTCGCAGATTCGCCTACGCCCCCGAGTGA
- a CDS encoding DUF192 domain-containing protein has translation MKLRHRGDGGVTTLATTVDIADGLISRGRGLMFRRSIPDDYALVFEFDGVTARSVHMLFVPFPIDVLWLIDGEVQRVRTLSAWTGTAKESADTFVELPAGAADGVAVGDTVEFVEE, from the coding sequence GTGAAACTACGTCACCGCGGCGACGGCGGCGTCACGACGCTGGCGACGACCGTCGATATCGCCGATGGACTCATTTCTCGCGGTCGCGGGCTGATGTTCCGCCGGTCGATCCCCGACGACTACGCGCTGGTCTTCGAGTTCGACGGCGTCACGGCCCGAAGCGTCCACATGCTGTTCGTTCCCTTCCCGATCGACGTGCTCTGGCTGATCGACGGCGAAGTCCAGCGGGTGCGGACCCTCTCGGCGTGGACCGGAACGGCCAAAGAATCCGCCGACACCTTCGTCGAACTGCCCGCCGGCGCGGCCGACGGCGTCGCGGTCGGCGACACCGTCGAGTTCGTCGAGGAGTGA
- a CDS encoding DUF58 domain-containing protein: protein MSADLEPPVSDGTPGGDADDAAAGPSEPARSADASTGPDEADRVAGDVDDSTTDDTANPDDTANPITYSREQPTGRWTGSTGLALAFGAAGLLSTSPALVLASVLGVAFAAYARASDPPEPALSVERTFADDAPAPGDEVDVSVRVRNVGDRVLPDLRIVDGVPDELAATDGLARLGTSLRPGEAAAFEYAVTVRRGTHEFDSMQVVARGFAGAAERVLSVETDDELVCDSGADGLVDLSLRSLTTPHAGRVSTDIGGDGVEFHATREYRTGDPLSRVDWNRFARAGELTTVEFREERSATVVVAVDTRNAAYLRSEPTARHAVDRSVEAADAVAGALADGGDTVGLYALGPRECWLAPGAGAAHRLRLAEALTADPAFSHAPPKEAALSDADAEQFLQRLPADSQVLLVSPLADDSIVRHARLLHARGHAVTVVSPDPTATDTPGGRLAAVERDRRVVTLRRAGLRVVDWAREDALAAAVARTARGWSR from the coding sequence ATGAGCGCCGATCTCGAACCGCCGGTGTCGGATGGCACGCCCGGCGGCGACGCCGACGACGCCGCGGCGGGGCCGTCCGAGCCTGCCCGCAGCGCCGACGCCAGCACCGGACCGGACGAAGCCGACCGGGTCGCGGGCGACGTGGACGACAGCACGACCGACGACACCGCTAACCCGGACGACACCGCCAACCCGATCACGTACTCGCGCGAGCAGCCGACAGGGCGCTGGACGGGGAGCACCGGTCTGGCACTCGCGTTCGGCGCGGCCGGGTTGCTCTCGACCAGTCCGGCGCTGGTGCTCGCGTCGGTGCTCGGCGTCGCGTTTGCAGCCTACGCGCGAGCGAGCGATCCGCCGGAGCCCGCGCTCTCGGTCGAGCGAACGTTCGCTGACGACGCGCCGGCGCCGGGCGACGAGGTCGACGTGTCGGTGCGAGTCCGAAACGTCGGCGACCGTGTACTTCCGGATCTCCGAATCGTCGACGGCGTGCCCGACGAACTCGCGGCGACCGACGGCCTCGCTCGGCTCGGAACGTCGCTGCGGCCGGGCGAGGCGGCGGCGTTCGAGTACGCCGTCACCGTCCGACGGGGCACCCACGAGTTCGACTCGATGCAGGTCGTCGCCCGCGGGTTCGCCGGCGCCGCCGAGCGCGTCCTCTCCGTCGAAACGGACGACGAGTTGGTCTGTGACTCCGGCGCCGACGGGCTGGTCGATCTGTCGCTGCGCTCGCTGACGACGCCACACGCCGGCCGCGTCTCGACCGACATCGGCGGCGACGGCGTCGAGTTCCACGCGACCAGAGAGTACCGGACGGGCGACCCGCTCTCTCGGGTCGATTGGAACCGGTTCGCGCGGGCCGGCGAGCTCACGACCGTCGAGTTTCGCGAGGAGCGCTCGGCGACGGTCGTCGTCGCCGTCGACACGCGCAACGCCGCGTACTTACGGAGCGAGCCGACCGCCCGCCACGCGGTCGACCGTAGCGTCGAAGCCGCCGACGCCGTCGCGGGTGCGCTGGCTGATGGGGGCGACACGGTCGGTCTCTACGCGCTCGGTCCGCGTGAGTGCTGGCTTGCGCCCGGTGCGGGCGCGGCCCACCGCCTTCGGCTCGCCGAGGCGCTGACGGCCGACCCGGCGTTCTCGCACGCGCCGCCGAAGGAAGCGGCGCTGTCGGACGCCGACGCCGAGCAGTTCCTACAGCGCCTGCCGGCCGACTCGCAGGTGCTGCTCGTCTCGCCGCTGGCCGACGACTCGATCGTCCGCCACGCGCGTCTCTTGCACGCACGGGGACACGCCGTCACGGTGGTCAGCCCCGATCCGACGGCGACCGACACGCCGGGCGGACGACTGGCGGCCGTCGAGCGCGATCGGCGCGTCGTGACACTCCGCCGGGCGGGACTCCGCGTCGTCGACTGGGCGCGAGAGGACGCGCTCGCCGCGGCGGTCGCCCGGACGGCGAGGGGGTGGTCGAGATGA
- a CDS encoding winged helix-turn-helix domain-containing protein has product MEFDKLVHQPTRLQLFAYLYRHEESTFSELKDELGVTEGNLSSHIQTMEDAGAVAVEKQFVDRRPQTTYRLTDEGRAKFEEHIETLEALLGQLED; this is encoded by the coding sequence ATGGAGTTCGACAAGCTCGTCCACCAGCCGACCCGACTGCAGTTGTTCGCCTACCTCTACCGGCACGAGGAGTCGACGTTCTCGGAACTCAAAGACGAGCTTGGCGTCACCGAGGGGAACCTCTCGAGCCACATCCAGACGATGGAAGACGCCGGTGCGGTCGCGGTCGAAAAGCAGTTCGTCGACCGGCGGCCCCAGACCACCTACAGGCTGACCGACGAGGGACGGGCGAAGTTCGAGGAACACATCGAAACGCTCGAAGCTCTCCTCGGGCAACTCGAAGACTAA
- a CDS encoding DUF7519 family protein — protein sequence MTTGAPELTRRPARTSSAVAWIALAAGVFASGPFSSLALKAGAVALVVLGGGLWTGSRRLVTIGCATALLGVIGAGVRGLPAVPTLTSATAIVVAWDAGHQAIGLGEQLGREAATVRAELPHVGATGAVGLTVSIASYGVFLAAPGGLPVAAVVLGLLGALALLAALHGRAE from the coding sequence ATGACCACGGGCGCCCCGGAGCTCACCCGACGCCCGGCGCGAACGTCGAGCGCAGTCGCTTGGATCGCGCTCGCGGCCGGCGTGTTTGCGAGCGGTCCGTTCTCGTCGCTGGCGCTCAAAGCCGGCGCCGTCGCGCTCGTCGTGCTCGGAGGCGGGCTGTGGACCGGCTCGCGGCGTCTGGTGACGATCGGCTGCGCGACGGCGCTGCTCGGCGTGATCGGGGCCGGCGTTCGCGGACTGCCGGCCGTTCCGACGCTGACGAGCGCCACGGCGATCGTGGTCGCTTGGGACGCCGGTCACCAGGCGATCGGGCTGGGGGAACAACTCGGGCGCGAGGCCGCCACCGTCAGGGCCGAACTCCCCCACGTCGGCGCGACGGGCGCGGTCGGACTGACGGTCTCGATAGCGAGCTACGGCGTCTTCCTCGCTGCGCCGGGCGGCCTGCCCGTCGCGGCTGTGGTGCTCGGACTGCTGGGCGCGCTCGCGCTGCTCGCGGCGCTGCACGGACGGGCTGAGTAG
- a CDS encoding GNAT family N-acetyltransferase — protein MSLASETYEIRRFERGDAAGVLELYETVFGEERTNAWFDWKYRENPAVDHVPITVAVDPDDGVVGARPLFALPMAAGEHRFLAVQPGDTMVHPDHRRQGLFTRMTERAIERYDDHEVALFFNFPNEQSGAGYRKLGWRDVGEVTTYYRIQSPSAWLDDASGAVAAGATVADLAAAGYHRARDAVAPSADGISVDRYREVPVTTLVALYRGGVPAGFHAVRSEQYLRWRFQNPRWTYRTYVARDRAGEPLAAAVVGRKSAGDDAVVRLTDALPPVPEDGPLVALLDAVLSDADDAAAVAAPSCLPETVLSRFGFHPDTAPPLSLVSSATTHVARPATVDVRKSNALSSQPESGPDSGDADDWTLSGRSVTDPDSWTLTFGEQDTS, from the coding sequence ATGAGTCTCGCCAGTGAGACGTACGAAATCAGACGCTTCGAGCGCGGCGACGCCGCGGGCGTGCTGGAGCTGTACGAGACGGTATTCGGCGAAGAACGGACGAACGCGTGGTTCGACTGGAAGTACCGCGAGAATCCTGCCGTCGATCACGTTCCGATCACCGTCGCGGTCGACCCCGACGACGGCGTCGTCGGTGCGCGCCCGCTGTTCGCGCTTCCCATGGCAGCCGGAGAGCACCGCTTCTTGGCAGTCCAGCCCGGCGACACGATGGTTCATCCCGATCACCGGCGACAAGGGCTGTTTACCCGGATGACCGAGCGGGCGATCGAGCGCTACGACGACCACGAGGTAGCGCTCTTTTTCAACTTCCCGAACGAGCAGTCCGGCGCAGGCTACCGAAAGCTCGGCTGGCGAGACGTTGGCGAAGTGACCACTTACTACCGGATTCAGTCGCCGAGCGCGTGGCTCGACGACGCCTCGGGCGCCGTCGCCGCCGGAGCGACTGTGGCCGACCTCGCCGCCGCTGGCTACCACCGAGCCCGGGACGCCGTAGCGCCGTCAGCTGACGGCATCTCGGTCGATCGATACCGCGAGGTTCCGGTCACCACGCTCGTCGCGCTGTACCGCGGCGGCGTCCCGGCGGGCTTTCACGCGGTGCGGAGCGAGCAGTACCTCCGCTGGCGGTTCCAGAACCCTCGCTGGACCTACCGAACGTACGTGGCTCGGGATCGAGCGGGCGAGCCACTGGCCGCAGCGGTCGTCGGGCGAAAGTCGGCCGGCGACGACGCCGTCGTTCGGCTCACCGACGCGCTCCCGCCGGTGCCCGAAGACGGCCCGCTGGTCGCACTGCTGGACGCCGTCCTGTCGGACGCCGACGACGCCGCTGCGGTGGCCGCACCGTCCTGCCTGCCCGAGACCGTGCTCTCGCGCTTTGGCTTCCATCCGGATACCGCCCCGCCGCTGTCGCTTGTGAGTTCCGCGACGACACACGTCGCTCGTCCGGCGACCGTCGACGTTCGAAAGAGCAACGCTCTTTCGAGCCAACCAGAATCCGGACCGGATTCTGGTGACGCCGACGACTGGACGCTGTCCGGGCGGTCGGTGACCGATCCCGACAGCTGGACGCTGACGTTCGGAGAACAGGACACGAGCTAG
- a CDS encoding (R)-citramalate synthase encodes MTDLFGGSPETNPLYDDATDVQLLDTTLRDGEQAPGISLTPEEKADIAQALDRAEIDVIEAGSACTGEGERQTIRRVTDLGLDATITSFARGVKNDIDLALDCDVDGVTIVVPGSDRHIETKVNTTREEVVADTQELVEYARDHGLWVEVIGEDGSRADLEFLEQLAEAAIDAGATRICYADTVGHAGPERAYEVVSALSEYGPVSTHTHDDLGLGVTNALASIAAGADLVHGTINGLGERAGNVALEEVAIALDHSYGLETVDTTQLYELGQTVARSTGVQLPPNKAVTGENAFTHESGIHTDGTLKDDQMYEPYPPEKVGRERRIVLGKHTGRAGARAALEEHGVDVSDEELTTVVERVKEIGDRGKRVTDADLLAIAEEVKGTDRERRVELLNLTAASGGGIPTASVRLRVDDDERTASGTGSGPVDAAVSAVREALGEAANVTLESYEVDAITGGTDAVVTVEVEMSRGDTSVTVATSDTDITTASVKAMVDAIDRLLSAPGEEPVPLADD; translated from the coding sequence GTGACCGATTTATTCGGGGGCTCCCCCGAAACAAATCCCCTCTACGACGACGCGACTGACGTACAGCTTCTCGATACCACGCTGCGCGACGGCGAACAGGCACCGGGAATCTCGCTCACGCCCGAGGAGAAAGCCGACATCGCACAGGCCCTAGACCGCGCCGAGATCGACGTGATCGAGGCCGGCAGCGCCTGCACCGGCGAGGGCGAGCGACAGACGATCCGTCGCGTCACCGATCTCGGACTGGACGCGACGATCACCAGCTTCGCCCGCGGCGTGAAAAACGACATCGACCTCGCGCTCGACTGCGACGTCGACGGCGTCACGATCGTGGTGCCCGGCAGCGACCGCCACATCGAGACGAAGGTGAACACGACCCGCGAGGAGGTCGTCGCAGACACCCAAGAACTCGTCGAGTACGCGCGCGATCACGGCCTGTGGGTCGAAGTGATCGGCGAGGACGGCTCGCGCGCCGACCTGGAGTTCCTCGAACAGCTCGCCGAGGCCGCCATCGACGCTGGCGCGACGCGGATCTGCTACGCCGACACGGTCGGCCACGCCGGTCCCGAGCGCGCCTACGAGGTCGTCTCGGCGCTGTCGGAGTACGGTCCCGTGAGCACCCACACCCACGACGATCTGGGGCTCGGCGTCACCAACGCACTGGCGAGCATCGCCGCGGGCGCCGATCTGGTCCACGGGACGATCAACGGGCTGGGCGAGCGCGCCGGCAACGTCGCCCTCGAAGAGGTCGCCATCGCGCTGGATCACTCCTACGGCCTCGAGACGGTCGACACGACCCAGCTGTACGAGCTGGGCCAGACCGTCGCCCGGTCGACGGGCGTCCAGCTCCCGCCGAACAAGGCCGTCACCGGGGAGAACGCCTTCACTCACGAGAGCGGCATCCACACCGACGGCACCCTGAAAGACGACCAGATGTACGAGCCGTACCCGCCCGAGAAGGTGGGCCGCGAGCGCCGGATCGTGCTGGGCAAGCACACCGGCCGCGCCGGCGCCCGCGCTGCGCTCGAAGAGCACGGCGTCGACGTCTCCGACGAGGAACTCACGACCGTCGTCGAACGCGTCAAGGAGATCGGCGATCGGGGCAAGCGCGTCACCGACGCCGACCTGCTGGCGATCGCCGAGGAGGTCAAGGGCACCGACCGCGAGCGCCGCGTCGAACTCCTGAACCTCACAGCGGCCAGCGGCGGCGGCATCCCGACCGCGAGCGTCCGTCTCCGCGTCGACGACGACGAACGGACCGCCTCGGGCACCGGCAGCGGCCCGGTCGACGCCGCTGTCTCCGCGGTGCGCGAGGCGCTCGGCGAGGCCGCCAACGTCACGCTCGAATCCTACGAGGTCGACGCGATCACCGGCGGCACCGACGCCGTCGTCACCGTCGAGGTCGAGATGAGCCGCGGCGACACGTCGGTGACCGTCGCCACCAGCGACACCGACATCACCACCGCCTCGGTCAAGGCGATGGTCGACGCCATCGACCGGCTGCTGTCGGCGCCCGGCGAGGAGCCGGTGCCGCTCGCCGACGACTAA
- a CDS encoding AAA family ATPase, translating to MDVREASEECDAILDAISQAVIADEEFLETVLLGVVGRGHVLLEDVPGTGKTLTANSLATALGLSFSRIQFTPDLLPADVTGTHVFNEQDGSFEFNEGPIFANVVLADEINRAPPKTQAALLEAMAEGQVTVDGDTHELPDPFFVIATQNPVDQEGTFPLPEAQVDRFLVKSSIGYPERDGEEELLRRRLGRVERSPSVTSVLDDGTVAELRETPESVTVDDDLVGYVAEIARRTRTKRRVDVGVSPRGTQRLLEAARARATMVGRDYVTPDDVKRVAQPVLAHRLVLTPDAKVDGVSKFALVNDVLDAVAVPTVE from the coding sequence ATGGACGTACGCGAGGCAAGCGAGGAGTGTGACGCGATTCTCGACGCGATCTCGCAGGCAGTTATCGCGGACGAAGAGTTCCTAGAGACCGTGCTACTGGGCGTCGTCGGGCGAGGCCACGTCCTGCTCGAAGACGTTCCCGGGACCGGGAAGACGCTGACCGCGAACAGCCTTGCGACCGCACTGGGGCTGTCGTTCTCCCGGATTCAGTTCACGCCCGACCTGCTGCCCGCCGACGTGACCGGCACGCACGTGTTCAACGAGCAGGACGGCAGCTTCGAGTTCAACGAGGGGCCGATCTTCGCCAACGTCGTGCTGGCCGACGAGATCAACCGCGCGCCGCCGAAAACCCAAGCCGCGCTGCTCGAAGCCATGGCCGAGGGGCAGGTCACCGTCGACGGCGACACCCACGAGCTACCCGACCCGTTTTTCGTGATCGCAACGCAGAACCCGGTCGATCAGGAGGGCACCTTTCCGCTGCCCGAAGCGCAGGTCGACCGCTTTCTCGTCAAGAGTTCGATCGGCTACCCCGAGCGCGACGGCGAGGAAGAGCTGCTGCGACGCCGTCTCGGCCGCGTCGAGCGCAGCCCGAGCGTCACGAGCGTCCTCGACGACGGCACGGTCGCCGAGCTACGCGAGACGCCCGAGTCGGTCACCGTCGACGACGATCTGGTCGGCTACGTCGCCGAAATCGCGCGCCGAACTCGGACCAAGCGCCGCGTCGATGTCGGCGTCTCGCCGCGGGGCACCCAGCGGCTGCTCGAAGCCGCTCGCGCGCGAGCGACGATGGTCGGCCGCGACTACGTGACGCCCGACGATGTCAAGCGCGTCGCCCAGCCGGTACTCGCCCATCGACTCGTGTTGACGCCCGACGCCAAGGTCGACGGCGTCTCGAAGTTCGCGCTGGTCAACGACGTGCTCGACGCCGTCGCCGTGCCGACCGTCGAGTAG